One Acidimicrobiales bacterium genomic region harbors:
- a CDS encoding xanthine dehydrogenase family protein molybdopterin-binding subunit — translation MTATASTSVMGGLVGSRVKRKEDLRILTGRGRYVDDVNPRGLLHAVFLRSPVAHGTIVSIDVDDARALEGVADVITGAEMAEITNPCNYGAEVPGLVTPTYPVLAVDTVRHVGEPVVMIIAESRAIAEDAAQLIVVDYDQLPAVTSSTQALADGAPQLFDDVPGNIRYRNHTSSGDVEAAFAQADHVISETFAQHRWAPVPMETRGGVATFEPASQMLTYEAACQTPHLLKFLVAAAINQPQHLMRVLGNDVGGGFGLKWSPYREDFALCAAARRVGGTVQWIEDRNENLISAGHGRDETVSIEIAVRADGEILGMRGSVVLDQGAYPIMPPPLVFTGLMRTTLPAPYRVPAYEFDETVAVTNKASYVSIRGPWAMETLVRERLMDLVARELGITQVAVRERNMVTLAEQPYEMATGYTLENVTVHETFKRAVELSDPEAVHAQLEAERAEGRIVGFGITSFIEPAPGTPEYWASVGFPFGPEPTRIKVEPDGHVTVYTPQMPHGQGHETTLAQLVGDELGVPFDDVRLVFGDTQTTPFTMIGTGGSRAATMASGGVVMASQEVRAKILDIAADMLEASPADLEIKDAIISVKGSPEAQLPLSQLAMTCYMAPGALPEGTDTDLQASVVYDGEGGGFSQATHCCWVEIDPDTGQIDIRRYLSVEDCGKMINPAVVEGQVRGAITMGLGGMLYEHVVYDDEGQCLTGTFMDYLMPTAAEMPDFELDHLEFETDKLIGSRGVGEGGTVLAPAALTNAVEDAIIAAGGQKVTTTPLTPTRVLELLGTIPAE, via the coding sequence ATGACCGCGACCGCGAGCACGAGCGTGATGGGCGGCCTGGTCGGCTCCCGGGTCAAGCGCAAGGAGGATCTGCGCATCCTCACCGGACGCGGCCGGTACGTCGACGACGTGAATCCCCGGGGCCTGTTGCACGCCGTGTTCCTGCGGAGTCCGGTCGCGCACGGGACCATCGTCTCGATCGACGTGGACGATGCCAGGGCACTCGAGGGTGTTGCGGACGTCATCACCGGCGCGGAGATGGCCGAGATCACCAACCCCTGCAACTACGGGGCGGAGGTCCCGGGTCTGGTGACACCCACGTACCCGGTCCTGGCGGTGGACACCGTCAGGCACGTCGGCGAGCCCGTCGTGATGATCATCGCCGAGAGCCGTGCCATCGCCGAGGACGCGGCCCAGTTGATCGTCGTCGACTACGACCAGCTCCCCGCCGTGACGAGTAGCACGCAGGCTCTCGCCGACGGCGCACCGCAGCTCTTCGATGACGTTCCCGGCAACATCCGTTACCGGAACCACACGTCGTCCGGTGACGTCGAGGCCGCATTCGCGCAGGCCGATCATGTGATCTCCGAGACGTTCGCCCAGCACCGTTGGGCGCCGGTCCCCATGGAGACCCGCGGTGGCGTGGCCACCTTCGAGCCGGCGTCGCAGATGCTGACCTACGAGGCGGCATGTCAGACGCCGCACCTGCTGAAGTTCCTGGTCGCGGCGGCGATCAACCAGCCCCAACATCTGATGCGTGTGCTCGGCAACGACGTCGGCGGCGGATTCGGCCTCAAGTGGTCGCCCTACCGCGAGGACTTCGCTCTGTGCGCTGCGGCCCGCCGGGTCGGTGGCACCGTCCAGTGGATCGAGGACCGCAACGAGAACCTGATCAGCGCGGGTCACGGTCGCGACGAGACGGTCAGCATCGAGATCGCCGTGCGGGCCGACGGTGAGATCCTCGGCATGCGCGGTTCGGTCGTTCTCGACCAGGGCGCCTATCCGATCATGCCCCCACCGCTGGTCTTCACCGGTCTGATGCGCACCACCCTCCCGGCGCCCTACCGGGTTCCCGCCTACGAGTTCGACGAGACGGTGGCGGTCACCAACAAGGCGTCGTACGTGTCGATCCGAGGTCCGTGGGCCATGGAGACGCTGGTGCGGGAACGCCTGATGGACCTGGTCGCGCGCGAGCTCGGGATCACCCAGGTGGCCGTCCGCGAGCGCAACATGGTCACACTCGCCGAGCAGCCCTACGAGATGGCGACCGGCTACACGCTCGAGAACGTCACCGTCCACGAGACGTTCAAGCGGGCGGTCGAGCTGTCGGACCCCGAGGCGGTGCACGCCCAGTTGGAGGCCGAGCGCGCCGAAGGCCGCATCGTCGGTTTCGGTATCACCTCGTTCATCGAGCCGGCACCGGGGACACCGGAGTACTGGGCGAGTGTCGGATTCCCGTTCGGTCCGGAGCCCACACGCATCAAGGTGGAGCCCGACGGTCACGTCACCGTGTACACGCCGCAGATGCCCCATGGTCAGGGGCACGAGACGACCCTGGCGCAACTCGTGGGGGACGAGCTCGGTGTTCCCTTCGACGACGTCCGCCTCGTATTCGGGGACACGCAGACCACGCCGTTCACGATGATCGGCACGGGCGGGTCGCGGGCAGCGACGATGGCCAGCGGTGGTGTCGTCATGGCATCCCAGGAGGTCCGGGCGAAGATCCTCGACATCGCAGCCGACATGTTGGAGGCGAGCCCCGCCGATCTCGAGATCAAAGATGCCATCATCTCCGTCAAGGGCTCACCCGAGGCCCAGTTGCCGCTTTCGCAGCTGGCGATGACCTGTTACATGGCCCCCGGTGCATTGCCGGAGGGGACCGACACGGACCTGCAGGCATCGGTTGTCTACGACGGTGAAGGCGGTGGATTCTCCCAGGCGACGCACTGCTGCTGGGTGGAGATCGACCCCGACACCGGCCAGATCGACATCCGCCGGTACCTGTCCGTCGAGGACTGCGGGAAGATGATCAACCCGGCCGTGGTCGAGGGTCAGGTCCGCGGTGCCATCACGATGGGTCTGGGCGGCATGCTCTATGAGCACGTGGTCTATGACGACGAGGGTCAGTGCCTCACGGGCACGTTCATGGACTACCTCATGCCGACGGCGGCCGAGATGCCCGACTTCGAGCTCGACCATCTCGAGTTCGAGACCGACAAGCTGATCGGTTCCCGCGGTGTAGGCGAAGGCGGCACCGTCCTCGCACCTGCGGCGCTCACCAACGCGGTCGAGGACGCGATCATCGCCGCGGGGGGACAGAAGGTCACGACTACCCCCTTGACCCCGACCCGGGTCCTCGAACTGCTGGGGACCATTCCTGCGGAATAG
- the argC gene encoding N-acetyl-gamma-glutamyl-phosphate reductase, translating into MHTAVIIGASGYTGAELLRLIAQHPDLTVSVVTGDSQAGEKVADLYPGLAAAYPTEVYEAYDPAMADGVDVVFLALPHGLTQDVVPDLLGKAKVLVDLSADFRIDADAYETWYGARHRAPELLGRFATGLPELYRADIAGADAVAAPGCYPTAAIMALHPLVHGGLIERDGIIVDAASGVSGAGRPPKANTTFCTVDEDFTAYGLDGHRHVAEIDAALGATVLFTPHLAPMNRGILATCYARPSGPTDTATLLAALEDAYADEPFVVVSQRPPSTKATLGSNCVHITARHDARTGHVVVIAAIDNLVKGASGQALQCANVALGLEETAGLPLVGVTP; encoded by the coding sequence GTGCATACCGCAGTCATCATCGGCGCGTCGGGCTACACGGGAGCCGAGCTCCTCCGCCTGATCGCGCAACACCCGGATCTCACGGTGTCCGTCGTGACCGGCGACTCCCAGGCGGGTGAGAAGGTCGCCGACCTCTACCCGGGGCTGGCGGCCGCCTATCCGACCGAGGTGTACGAAGCCTACGACCCGGCGATGGCCGACGGGGTGGATGTGGTGTTCCTGGCCCTGCCCCACGGCCTCACCCAGGACGTCGTGCCGGACCTGCTGGGGAAGGCGAAGGTACTCGTCGACCTGTCGGCGGATTTTCGGATCGATGCCGACGCTTACGAGACGTGGTACGGCGCGCGCCACAGGGCCCCCGAACTCCTCGGACGGTTCGCGACGGGGCTGCCCGAGCTCTATCGCGCCGACATCGCCGGTGCGGATGCCGTCGCCGCCCCGGGTTGCTATCCGACCGCGGCCATCATGGCCCTGCACCCGCTCGTCCACGGCGGGCTGATCGAGCGGGACGGAATCATCGTCGACGCCGCGAGCGGTGTCAGCGGGGCGGGTCGTCCCCCCAAGGCCAACACCACGTTCTGCACCGTCGACGAGGACTTCACCGCGTACGGGCTCGATGGGCACCGCCACGTCGCGGAGATCGACGCGGCCCTCGGCGCGACGGTCCTGTTCACGCCGCACCTCGCGCCGATGAACCGGGGGATCCTGGCCACCTGCTACGCGAGACCCTCCGGGCCGACCGACACGGCGACGCTGCTGGCGGCGCTGGAGGACGCCTATGCCGACGAACCGTTCGTCGTCGTGTCGCAGCGGCCGCCGTCGACCAAGGCGACGCTCGGCTCGAACTGCGTACACATCACCGCCCGTCACGACGCCCGCACGGGCCACGTGGTGGTCATCGCCGCCATCGACAACCTGGTGAAGGGAGCCTCGGGTCAGGCCCTGCAGTGCGCCAACGTGGCGCTCGGTCTCGAGGAGACCGCCGGCCTGCCCCTCGTGGGGGTGACACCGTGA
- the argJ gene encoding bifunctional glutamate N-acetyltransferase/amino-acid acetyltransferase ArgJ produces MSVTDIEGFSAGGIAAGIKKSGDPDLALIVTDDAGPVPAAGVFTSNKMTAAPVLVSREHLDATAGHAAAVIVNSGNANAATGRQGMEDAVRMCGETADAVGCPAEEVLVCSTGLIGYHLPMDVISAGIPRVAAAVTPDGGPAAARAMMTTDTVAKTTLISGEGFAVGGIAKGAAMLEPNMATMLAILTTDHAAKSQDLRASLRRAVAASFNRLTVDGAESTNDTVLVLANGRSGVTDLDRLDVALTAACRDLAFQMANDAEGSTKTVILTVTGALSNAEAASAARDCANCQLVKCSWYGEDPYWGRIASEFGAAGIGFDPNRLTIAYGDHVVYRHGEPAGPASEELVAYMKRRTLALNVDLGLGSGAAEIITNDLTHAYVDENMGTS; encoded by the coding sequence GTGAGCGTCACCGACATCGAGGGGTTCTCGGCGGGGGGAATCGCCGCGGGCATCAAGAAGTCCGGCGACCCCGATCTCGCGCTGATCGTGACCGACGACGCCGGGCCGGTGCCGGCTGCCGGCGTGTTCACCTCCAACAAGATGACCGCCGCGCCGGTGCTCGTGAGCCGCGAGCACCTCGACGCCACCGCCGGTCACGCGGCAGCGGTGATCGTCAACAGTGGCAACGCCAACGCCGCCACGGGGCGACAGGGGATGGAAGACGCCGTGCGGATGTGCGGCGAGACGGCGGACGCCGTGGGCTGTCCGGCCGAGGAGGTCCTGGTCTGTTCCACCGGGCTCATCGGCTACCACCTGCCGATGGACGTCATCAGCGCGGGGATACCGAGGGTCGCGGCCGCGGTGACGCCCGACGGTGGGCCGGCCGCGGCGAGGGCGATGATGACGACCGACACCGTCGCCAAGACGACGCTGATCTCCGGTGAGGGCTTCGCCGTCGGCGGGATCGCCAAAGGCGCGGCGATGCTCGAGCCGAACATGGCCACGATGCTCGCGATTCTGACGACCGACCACGCGGCGAAGTCCCAGGACCTGCGGGCGAGCCTGCGTCGGGCGGTGGCCGCGTCGTTCAACCGGCTCACCGTGGACGGTGCCGAGTCCACCAACGACACGGTCCTCGTGCTGGCCAACGGGCGGTCGGGGGTCACCGACCTCGACCGACTCGACGTCGCCCTGACCGCGGCCTGTCGGGACCTGGCCTTTCAGATGGCGAACGATGCGGAGGGGTCCACCAAGACGGTGATACTCACCGTGACCGGCGCCCTCAGCAACGCCGAGGCCGCCTCGGCCGCCCGCGACTGCGCCAACTGTCAACTCGTCAAGTGCTCCTGGTACGGCGAGGACCCCTACTGGGGGCGGATCGCGTCCGAGTTCGGCGCGGCGGGGATCGGTTTCGACCCGAACCGGCTCACGATCGCCTACGGCGACCACGTGGTGTACCGACACGGCGAGCCGGCCGGCCCGGCCTCCGAGGAGCTGGTCGCCTACATGAAGCGGCGGACCCTCGCCCTCAACGTGGACCTCGGTCTGGGCTCGGGCGCCGCCGAGATCATCACGAACGACCTCACACACGCCTACGTCGACGAGAACATGGGGACGAGCTGA
- the argB gene encoding acetylglutamate kinase, with the protein MDPRSDPEATAEVLTQALPYIQRFAKRTVVVKYGGHAMTDPALARLFAADIVLMHSVGIRPVVIHGGGPQIGELMARLGKEATFKKGLRVTDSETLDIARMVLVGKINRDIVSSINVHGSLAVGVSGEDGGLIRASARDPELGFVGDIESVDPTLIDRLLAESLIPVISTIGSDAAGQAYNINADTVAGGIAAALGAEKLIMLTDVDGLRSDPEDPSSLVARATAAEVGAMIAEGTALGGMIPKLEAAVAAVTGGVASAHLVDGTRPHVLLLELFTDAGIGTMITIGETP; encoded by the coding sequence ATGGATCCACGCTCTGACCCCGAGGCGACGGCGGAGGTCCTCACCCAGGCCCTTCCCTACATCCAGCGGTTCGCCAAGCGCACGGTGGTGGTGAAGTACGGCGGCCACGCCATGACCGACCCGGCCCTCGCGCGTCTGTTCGCGGCCGACATCGTCCTGATGCACTCGGTCGGGATCCGCCCGGTGGTGATCCACGGCGGCGGCCCCCAGATCGGCGAGCTCATGGCCCGACTGGGCAAGGAGGCCACGTTCAAGAAGGGCCTGCGGGTCACCGACTCCGAGACGCTCGACATCGCCCGCATGGTCCTCGTCGGCAAGATCAACCGGGACATCGTGTCGTCCATCAACGTCCACGGCTCGCTCGCCGTCGGCGTGTCGGGCGAGGACGGCGGCCTCATCAGGGCGTCGGCGCGTGACCCCGAGCTCGGCTTCGTCGGCGACATCGAGTCGGTGGACCCCACGCTGATCGACCGGCTCCTGGCAGAGTCGCTGATCCCCGTCATCTCCACGATCGGTTCCGACGCGGCCGGTCAGGCCTACAACATCAACGCCGACACCGTCGCCGGGGGCATAGCGGCCGCTCTCGGCGCCGAGAAGCTCATCATGTTGACCGACGTGGACGGGCTTCGATCGGACCCGGAGGACCCGTCCTCGCTCGTGGCGCGCGCGACCGCGGCCGAGGTCGGGGCGATGATCGCCGAAGGCACCGCGCTGGGCGGCATGATTCCGAAGCTGGAAGCCGCTGTCGCGGCTGTCACCGGTGGCGTCGCCTCGGCCCACCTCGTGGACGGCACGCGGCCCCACGTGCTGTTGCTGGAACTCTTCACCGACGCGGGTATCGGCACGATGATCACGATCGGAGAGACGCCATGA